ACCATTCTGCGATGACCTGATCGGAGGTGGTCAGGCCTTCGCGCACTTTCATCGTCTTGTCATCCTCGACAACGACGGAGCCGATATTGATGGTCGTCTTGTACGAAGCCCGCTGCATCTCCTCGCGAAGGAACGTAAGGCCGTTTCGGGCATGGGTCTGCATGGTGAGCGACCAGTTCGACTGGCGGAACGAACGCGTCACGCCTCGGTATACTTGATACACACCGGTGAGAAAAATCGCCAATACGGACGCGCCGATAAGGATTTCCAGCAGTGTGAACCCGTTTTTTCCGCGCCGGCGCATGAACTTTCTCCCGTTCTTCAAAGCCTCTATTTAGAATTCTACCAAATTCCCCCCAGAGGGTCTATGAAGATAGTAAATATGCTGAGATGCGAATCGAGAACGGCATTTTGCAGGATTCTGCAAGAAGCGGAACAAATGCACTCCTGGAATACAGACGCGCCATCCGCGACGGCCGTTCAATCGGGGCTCAGGATGATGCAACCTGAATTTCCGATATCCGTCGTTCGATCTCCAGGTAGCCGGCCTCGCAGGGGCCCGGGTGCAAGGCATCGGCAGCGCCTGCAGCCATGGCCCAGCGGGCTGCATCGAGCCGGTCAAGGCCGTTGGCATGGGCCCAGAGAAGACCGGCCATCGCCGCGTCGCCCGAGCCGATGGCGCTCACTTCCCTGAGCACCGGTGGCCGCAGTCTCCAGAGGTGCGGCGGCTCCCACAGGAGAGCGTCCCGGGGGCCGTCCGTGACCAGGGCACCCCAAATCCCGGCATCGGCAAGGCGTTTGAAAAAGTCTCCGGATCCGGATTCATCGAACGGGTCGAGCCCGAACGATTCACGGGCCTCGTCGCGATTGTGCTTCAGGAAGAAGCCGCCAACCTCGAGAGCCGCCCGGAGCGGATCGCCGCGTGCGTCGATGAAGATGTCGCACCGATATGCGCGACACCGTTCGATCACCCGGCGGTACAAGTCCCGGTTGTTCCTGCCGGGAATCGTGCCGGACATGGCGAGGATTCTGGTTCGCGGAAGCTCCCGCTCGAGCATCTCGAGAAACTCGACGATCTCGGATTCGAGCAACTCCTCGCCGTCTTCGATCCACCAGGTCTGGTCAGGCGGATTCTCGACGACCATATTGATGCCCACGCGGGTTTCGGCTTCCGTCGGGACGAACAGGGCCGACACGCCCTGGTCTTTCAGCTTTTGGCGGATTTTCTCGCCATTCGGGCCCCCGGCGAAGCCCATGGCGAGGGCCGGTCGGCCGAGGGTCTTGAGCATTCTCGCAACGTTGATCCCCTTTCCGCCGACCGTCCAGTCGATGAAACGGGTCCGGTGGCCGCCCTGCGCCGGGGGGACCGGTGAGTGGATGATGTAGTCGAGAAGCGGGTTCGGGGTGACCGTCAGGATCATGAAGGGCTCCGGGCCTCAGGATATTGCGTCGGGGGGTATTCTACAGTAGACTTCCCCGCATGCACAACGCCGCCGTCATTCTCGTGTTTCACGGTTCCCGCAACCCGCAGTCGCAGGCAGAAGCGGCGGCATTCGTCGAGGCACTCCGTTCGTCACTTCCAGGGCGTCACGTGACACACGGGTTTCTCCGCGAGTGCCCCCCGGGCATCCGCGACTCGATCGCCGAAGCCGTTCGTGCCGGGGCAACCGAGATTCGGCTGGTACCCATTTTTGCCTTGACCGGAAATCATATAGCCATAGATATACCAGAAATCATTCGCGAAGCAGAAGCGGCCAATCCAGGCCGGCGGTTCTCGCTCGATCCCGTTCTCGTAAGGGCCCCCGGATTTCTGGACTACATGAAAAATTCCATTCTCGAGGCCTGACCATGGAACCCACCGCCGACGCCCTTCAACTCCGCCGCGCGCATCTCACAAAGGCGATCCTGTATCACATCCTGCTCGCGCTGTTCCTGTTCGCGGGGGCCATCTTCGGCTTCATGAACGGCTGGAGTTCTTCGAGAGCCGAAATCCTGATTGCCCCGACCTTCCACGGGGTGACCGGCTCCCCCAC
Above is a genomic segment from Candidatus Ozemobacteraceae bacterium containing:
- a CDS encoding PfkB family carbohydrate kinase, which produces MILTVTPNPLLDYIIHSPVPPAQGGHRTRFIDWTVGGKGINVARMLKTLGRPALAMGFAGGPNGEKIRQKLKDQGVSALFVPTEAETRVGINMVVENPPDQTWWIEDGEELLESEIVEFLEMLERELPRTRILAMSGTIPGRNNRDLYRRVIERCRAYRCDIFIDARGDPLRAALEVGGFFLKHNRDEARESFGLDPFDESGSGDFFKRLADAGIWGALVTDGPRDALLWEPPHLWRLRPPVLREVSAIGSGDAAMAGLLWAHANGLDRLDAARWAMAAGAADALHPGPCEAGYLEIERRISEIQVASS
- a CDS encoding CbiX/SirB N-terminal domain-containing protein, which produces MHNAAVILVFHGSRNPQSQAEAAAFVEALRSSLPGRHVTHGFLRECPPGIRDSIAEAVRAGATEIRLVPIFALTGNHIAIDIPEIIREAEAANPGRRFSLDPVLVRAPGFLDYMKNSILEA